The following proteins are co-located in the Silene latifolia isolate original U9 population chromosome 1, ASM4854445v1, whole genome shotgun sequence genome:
- the LOC141586468 gene encoding protein FAR1-RELATED SEQUENCE 9-like: MDAQRWKYSKVMADDKNCYPKLTTPLLLEKQASEFYTIIIFYIFQVEVQAACYTCGHLPSPNASGANDNISIIDREKDKEYKVDLSDNKFSCSCKMFERIGILCRHILWVLKDRGLIIYLKSI, from the coding sequence ATGGATGCTCAGAGATGGAAATATTCTAAGGTAATGGCTGATGATAAGAATtgttatccaaaattgacaacCCCTCTCCTTTTAGAAAAGCAAGCTTCTGAGTTTTACACAAtcattatattttatattttccaagtAGAAGTCCAAGCAGCATGTTATACTTGTGGCCATTTACCATCACCAAATGCAAGTGGTGCGAATGATAATATTTCAATAATTGATCGTGAGAAAGACAAGGAATACAAAGTTGATTTAAGTGATAATAAGTTCTCTTGTTCTTGTAAGAtgtttgaaagaattgggatacTCTGTAGGCACATTTTATGGGTGTTGAAAGATAGGGGTTTGATCATATACCTAAAGAGTATTTAG
- the LOC141586474 gene encoding uncharacterized protein LOC141586474, whose amino-acid sequence MEQIATSHPLSLVVGKTVLADCVSIESRQNNISELWSEVFSEVSLVEDSEEHSDALFQLLRSFNEKLIISIKSGKSKDKKAEIEMLLGSKIPTEVTVLPPEKCKNKGSGKRITSNKEKAVLENAKPARKCRACGEMSNHDSRNCPSRLP is encoded by the coding sequence ATGGAGCAAATCGCAACTTCCCACCCTCTTTCTCTTGTTGTTGGAAAAACTGTACTAGCTGATTGTGTGTCAATCGAAAGTCGCCAGAACAATATAAGTGAATTATGGTCGGAGGTATTTAGTGAAGTCTCACTTGTTGAGGATAGTGAGGAACATTCTGATGCGCTATTTCAATTGCTCCGGAGTTTCAATGAAAAGTTGATTATTTCAATTAAGTCGGGAAAGTCAAAAGATAAGAAAGCTGAGATTGAGATGCTTCTTGGGTCAAAAATTCCAACTGAAGTTACTGTTTTACCACCAGAGAAGTGCAAGAATAAGGGATCGGGAAAGAGGATAACATCAAACAAGGAAAAGGCAGTCTTGGAAAATGCAAAGCCTGCGAGAAAATGCCGTGCTTGCGGTGAAATGAGTAACCATGATAGTAGAAATTGCCCGAGTCGACTCCCTTGA